From Chryseobacterium sp. H1D6B, a single genomic window includes:
- a CDS encoding LysR substrate-binding domain-containing protein, with protein sequence MNIQQLEYLIAVDKYKHFGKAAQACFITQPTLSAMIQKFEDELDVKVFDRTTHPIRTTDVGLQIIDQAKVIIESVNELKNKANLLNNILGGTINLGIIPTVSSFILPTEIFKFLEDNPKVQMNVKEMTTDNIIKALKAGELDAGIISTPYDTADEFYQDFLFNEELMIYSSNTEANKKNSYIIPEDLNVEKVWLLEEGNCLRNQFENICHLKENTLKPKNLDFLASNIQTLVHMVDKVGGISILPELALSQLSEEQKGNVFRFKKPFPYREISIIYYKPTFKQKIIDELAHSIKASLNEKLNYNESPKEFVSIKPQ encoded by the coding sequence ATGAACATTCAGCAATTGGAATATCTTATCGCTGTAGATAAGTATAAACATTTTGGTAAAGCAGCCCAAGCATGCTTCATTACGCAGCCTACATTAAGTGCAATGATACAAAAATTTGAGGATGAACTGGATGTGAAGGTTTTTGATAGAACAACACACCCAATTCGTACTACGGATGTAGGGTTGCAGATCATCGATCAGGCTAAGGTGATTATAGAGTCTGTCAATGAGCTGAAGAACAAAGCTAACCTTTTGAATAATATTTTAGGAGGTACTATTAACTTAGGAATTATTCCTACCGTTTCATCTTTTATTCTCCCTACTGAAATTTTCAAATTTTTGGAAGACAATCCGAAAGTTCAAATGAATGTAAAGGAAATGACTACAGATAATATTATCAAAGCTTTAAAAGCTGGAGAATTAGATGCTGGAATTATTTCTACACCATATGATACTGCTGATGAGTTTTATCAGGACTTCTTATTTAATGAAGAACTGATGATTTACAGCTCCAATACGGAAGCTAATAAAAAGAATTCTTATATTATTCCTGAAGATCTTAATGTGGAAAAAGTTTGGCTTCTTGAAGAAGGAAACTGTTTGAGAAATCAATTTGAGAATATCTGCCACTTAAAAGAAAATACTTTAAAACCTAAGAATTTGGATTTCTTGGCATCCAATATTCAGACCCTTGTTCACATGGTAGATAAAGTAGGAGGGATCAGTATTCTGCCGGAATTGGCTTTAAGTCAGCTTTCTGAAGAACAAAAAGGAAATGTTTTCAGATTTAAAAAGCCTTTCCCTTACAGAGAAATAAGCATCATTTATTATAAGCCTACTTTTAAGCAGAAAATTATTGACGAATTAGCACATTCTATTAAAGCTTCTTTGAATGAAAAGCTGAACTATAACGAAAGTCCAAAAGAATTCGTAAGCATAAAACCACAATAG